A region from the Desulfitobacterium dehalogenans ATCC 51507 genome encodes:
- a CDS encoding 4Fe-4S binding protein encodes MRKYITLIAVVILVVTAVFAKHADKMDANLVEGYYRELVSDAAGFESINDRTAKAIGQDGSVSAYLGIDSNIGYGGPLLVGTVLSPDGKFKDIVILEHKETPSYINKITKAGFFRQFEKKQVGDSLAFNYDVDGVSGATLSTRAIASSVQSVAHTIALEELKITPKKAEVKWNIGLHEIVIALLFVLSYFMPKFKQLARFRFPFLLLSVVILGFWLNRSLSMGQISALFLGYFPVPGENLLWYIILIGAFAPALVTGKNLYCTYVCPFCGLQETTHKISRINLSMGKYMKWIRLGKEVILFLVLFLAFLALNPSVSSFEPFGTIFGLNGSSYQWYLLFVILLSSFFIRRFWCHAFCPVGTILDKAAGLSRKVKNSVTGIITTKKTVGVKHGK; translated from the coding sequence ATGAGAAAATATATAACACTCATTGCAGTGGTCATCCTTGTTGTGACAGCGGTATTTGCGAAACATGCCGATAAAATGGATGCCAATCTGGTCGAGGGATACTACCGGGAACTGGTTTCAGATGCTGCCGGCTTTGAATCCATCAATGACCGGACGGCAAAAGCAATCGGGCAAGATGGCTCTGTTAGCGCATATCTGGGAATAGATAGCAATATTGGTTATGGCGGCCCTCTTCTCGTGGGTACAGTCCTTTCACCAGATGGAAAGTTTAAGGATATCGTAATTTTAGAACATAAGGAAACCCCTTCCTATATTAATAAAATTACCAAGGCCGGATTTTTCCGTCAGTTCGAAAAAAAGCAAGTCGGAGATTCATTGGCTTTCAATTATGATGTCGACGGAGTGTCCGGGGCAACCCTTTCCACCCGTGCCATAGCCTCAAGTGTCCAAAGTGTGGCTCATACCATTGCCTTGGAAGAGTTAAAGATTACGCCCAAGAAAGCTGAGGTAAAGTGGAACATCGGCCTACATGAAATTGTGATCGCATTACTCTTTGTCTTATCCTATTTTATGCCTAAATTTAAACAGTTAGCAAGATTTAGATTTCCGTTTTTGCTGCTTAGTGTTGTCATTTTAGGGTTCTGGCTTAACAGATCATTGTCCATGGGACAGATCAGTGCTCTGTTTCTGGGGTACTTTCCGGTACCCGGCGAAAACCTTTTGTGGTATATCATTTTGATCGGTGCTTTCGCGCCGGCTTTAGTTACCGGCAAAAATCTATACTGCACTTATGTATGTCCTTTCTGCGGGTTACAGGAAACCACTCATAAAATAAGCCGAATCAATCTTTCGATGGGAAAATATATGAAGTGGATTCGTTTAGGTAAAGAAGTCATCTTATTCCTGGTTCTTTTCCTGGCTTTCCTGGCCCTTAATCCTTCTGTATCCAGTTTTGAACCCTTTGGAACGATTTTCGGGTTAAATGGTTCAAGCTATCAGTGGTATCTGCTTTTTGTCATCTTGCTCTCCAGTTTCTTCATTCGCCGGTTTTGGTGCCATGCCTTTTGCCCGGTCGGCACCATTCTTGACAAAGCGGCAGGACTTTCCCGTAAAGTTAAAAACAGTGTAACGGGTATCATCACTACGAAAAAAACGGTGGGTGTTAAGCATGGAAAATAA
- a CDS encoding methyl-accepting chemotaxis protein: MKLSTKLILSYTGLIFLMSIIVGAVYYQMVNVSTVSQSVAEYRVKVQNTAQDISLQFVKQTAAQRGYFTSGSEKFRNDLNEAIDKANHDLEILQGMITEEDRDKLDAVVQAMSEFAPHQAKMIQLFETQGSEAANQYGVNTAAPVNAATTKALETFIAYQTDQLVLEELKINTLINQLLRTILMILIAAILISITVTILIIRSVKKSIHKGQVVAEALSAGDFTIEAQGGRDEIGQLVGHLDGAMKNLKNLIGKTVNVTQQVNLATSECVNAISGISASSEEMAASTEEVSAGFEEIAATAEEISASNEELNRTIKDLGQRAAEGNHQSMEIRKRANELKEQAIQAQTRSADIYEKERISLEQSIEDSKVVLKIAELTQGISAIADQTNLLALNAAIEAARAGENGRGFAVVAEEVRKLAEQSSQTVKEIEDLVGKVIGAHEDLSQGALGNLQFINEVVVPDYNRLVETGNQYLHDAETVYNLTSDFATTLASLSEMVSSVTAAMDNVTVTITQGAAGATQVASAATGISSELIRLSNTMDALNHHSEDLTKTVNANFTL, translated from the coding sequence GTGAAACTATCCACAAAATTAATCTTGAGCTATACCGGTCTTATTTTCCTTATGTCCATTATTGTCGGGGCGGTTTATTATCAGATGGTTAATGTGAGCACCGTTTCCCAGAGTGTAGCGGAGTACCGGGTAAAGGTTCAAAATACTGCTCAGGATATTTCGTTGCAGTTTGTAAAGCAAACAGCGGCTCAGCGAGGTTATTTCACCTCGGGCAGTGAGAAATTTCGTAACGATCTCAATGAGGCCATCGATAAAGCCAACCATGATTTGGAGATTCTCCAAGGTATGATCACGGAAGAGGATCGGGATAAGCTTGATGCTGTCGTTCAGGCCATGTCTGAATTCGCTCCTCACCAAGCTAAAATGATCCAGCTCTTCGAGACCCAAGGTTCAGAGGCCGCGAACCAATATGGCGTGAATACGGCAGCCCCAGTCAATGCTGCCACCACAAAGGCTCTCGAGACCTTCATTGCTTATCAGACCGATCAATTGGTGCTGGAAGAATTAAAAATCAATACATTGATAAATCAACTTCTCCGCACCATCCTGATGATTCTCATTGCCGCGATTCTGATTTCCATAACCGTCACCATCCTGATCATTCGCTCGGTCAAAAAATCCATCCATAAAGGTCAGGTTGTAGCTGAGGCACTTTCCGCGGGGGATTTCACCATCGAAGCTCAAGGAGGGCGGGATGAGATAGGGCAGCTCGTCGGTCACCTTGATGGGGCCATGAAGAATCTAAAGAATCTCATCGGTAAAACGGTGAATGTGACCCAGCAGGTCAATCTGGCTACCAGTGAGTGTGTGAATGCCATATCAGGTATTTCAGCCAGTTCCGAAGAGATGGCTGCTTCCACTGAAGAAGTATCAGCCGGTTTTGAAGAAATCGCAGCGACAGCTGAAGAAATCTCCGCTTCCAATGAAGAGCTCAATCGCACTATAAAGGACTTAGGTCAAAGAGCCGCTGAAGGAAACCATCAATCCATGGAGATTAGAAAACGGGCCAACGAGCTTAAGGAACAAGCGATCCAAGCCCAAACCCGTTCAGCAGACATTTATGAAAAAGAAAGAATCAGTCTGGAGCAATCCATTGAGGACTCAAAGGTCGTTCTGAAGATTGCTGAGCTTACTCAAGGTATCTCGGCCATTGCCGATCAGACCAATCTGTTGGCGCTGAATGCAGCCATTGAAGCAGCCCGCGCCGGGGAAAATGGCCGGGGATTCGCCGTCGTAGCTGAAGAGGTACGCAAACTGGCGGAGCAATCCTCCCAAACCGTCAAGGAGATTGAAGACCTTGTGGGTAAAGTGATTGGAGCCCATGAGGACTTATCCCAGGGAGCGCTGGGTAATCTGCAGTTTATTAATGAGGTGGTCGTACCCGATTACAACCGATTGGTAGAGACAGGGAATCAGTATTTGCATGATGCCGAAACAGTGTATAATCTAACCAGTGATTTTGCCACAACCTTGGCAAGTTTATCCGAAATGGTCAGCTCCGTGACCGCAGCCATGGATAATGTCACCGTGACCATTACCCAAGGTGCGGCAGGAGCTACTCAAGTAGCAAGTGCGGCTACTGGAATTTCCTCTGAGCTAATACGGCTTAGCAATACCATGGATGCCCTCAATCATCATTCCGAGGATTTAACCAAGACAGTCAATGCTAATTTTACGCTCTAA
- the groL gene encoding chaperonin GroEL (60 kDa chaperone family; promotes refolding of misfolded polypeptides especially under stressful conditions; forms two stacked rings of heptamers to form a barrel-shaped 14mer; ends can be capped by GroES; misfolded proteins enter the barrel where they are refolded when GroES binds), which translates to MSTTMLSGEKARRALTEGIEQLASCVKVTLGPKGRNVVLGPYIGMPKITNDGVSIAKHISLANPFQNLGCGIIKEASEKTNDRVGDGTTTAVVLAQAMVLEGMKNIAAGADQASLIQGMEKGAEIVADALKARAIRVSDPTEVSRVATIAAGDKDIGNLIADAVQRVGLNGIIKVEEGKTQNTFFEVLEGIRFDKGCFTPKVVSSWDNKTEVLEDPYIMVTDRKISYIYEIFDVLEVAVKTQKPLVILAEDISIDVLALLLTNKKKKTMNVVAIQTPGYGERRQEYLQDIAAITGAVAVSEESILQLEDVQEEHLGRARRIIVDNNRTTIMGGLGDKEKIAARAAEVGKEFESRLPGWRKEKLQERLGWLQGGIALIKVGAPTMLELKEKKDRIDDAVNAVQAAIKEGFVLGGGMALLRASESLAQVKSEEPDEDVGLRIIQRALEEPLRQIAYNAGHDGDVILDEVRELPENWGYNAAEDQCVNMLEAGIIDPVQVTCTALRNAVSIATLVIGTGGLIVEQDSGPRIYKLDDHDQ; encoded by the coding sequence ATGAGCACAACCATGCTTTCCGGCGAGAAAGCGCGAAGAGCATTAACCGAAGGAATCGAGCAGCTGGCCTCATGTGTCAAAGTAACCTTAGGGCCAAAGGGGAGAAATGTGGTTTTGGGTCCTTATATCGGCATGCCCAAAATAACCAATGACGGAGTGAGTATCGCCAAACATATCTCCCTGGCCAACCCTTTTCAAAACCTGGGGTGTGGCATCATAAAAGAGGCGTCGGAAAAAACCAATGACAGAGTTGGAGACGGAACCACCACTGCGGTTGTACTTGCTCAGGCCATGGTCCTGGAAGGGATGAAAAATATTGCAGCAGGCGCTGACCAGGCTTCATTAATTCAAGGGATGGAAAAAGGGGCGGAGATCGTTGCCGACGCCCTTAAAGCAAGGGCCATCAGAGTTTCCGATCCAACCGAAGTGTCCCGGGTGGCAACGATCGCGGCTGGAGATAAGGATATCGGAAACCTGATAGCCGATGCTGTGCAAAGAGTCGGGTTGAACGGGATCATCAAAGTAGAAGAAGGAAAGACTCAGAACACATTCTTTGAAGTGCTGGAAGGAATCCGTTTCGATAAAGGTTGTTTTACTCCGAAAGTTGTCAGCTCCTGGGATAATAAAACCGAAGTGCTGGAAGACCCTTATATCATGGTTACGGACCGTAAAATAAGCTATATCTATGAAATCTTTGACGTGCTGGAAGTAGCTGTTAAGACGCAAAAGCCTTTGGTGATCCTAGCTGAGGACATTTCGATCGATGTACTTGCTCTCCTGCTGACGAACAAAAAAAAGAAAACCATGAATGTTGTGGCGATTCAAACCCCGGGTTACGGGGAAAGACGCCAGGAGTATTTACAGGATATTGCAGCGATCACCGGGGCGGTAGCAGTCTCCGAAGAGAGCATACTGCAACTGGAAGACGTCCAGGAGGAGCACTTGGGGCGGGCCAGGCGGATTATCGTGGATAATAATAGGACCACGATTATGGGCGGTTTAGGGGACAAGGAAAAAATCGCCGCCCGGGCCGCCGAGGTGGGTAAAGAATTCGAATCCCGTTTACCGGGCTGGCGCAAGGAAAAGCTTCAGGAAAGACTGGGCTGGCTGCAGGGCGGCATAGCGCTGATCAAAGTCGGGGCTCCGACCATGCTGGAATTAAAGGAGAAAAAAGACAGGATTGATGATGCCGTCAACGCAGTTCAAGCGGCTATTAAAGAAGGTTTTGTCCTGGGCGGGGGAATGGCCCTGCTAAGGGCTAGTGAGTCCTTAGCTCAAGTCAAGTCGGAAGAGCCGGACGAAGACGTCGGTCTGCGGATTATTCAAAGGGCCCTGGAAGAGCCCTTGCGGCAAATTGCCTACAATGCCGGGCATGACGGGGATGTTATTCTGGATGAAGTCAGAGAATTGCCCGAGAATTGGGGCTATAATGCGGCAGAAGACCAATGTGTGAATATGCTGGAGGCCGGGATTATTGATCCGGTACAGGTGACCTGCACCGCCTTAAGAAATGCCGTCTCGATTGCCACATTGGTTATCGGTACAGGAGGATTAATCGTCGAGCAGGACTCAGGGCCACGAATTTATAAGTTAGATGATCATGATCAATAA